One window from the genome of Streptomyces sp. NBC_00287 encodes:
- a CDS encoding RICIN domain-containing protein has protein sequence MRWMRYVIAVAAGLAIALLGVPGAAWAATPEVPEALRISNGPYEGFQQCGAQTPPTFSTTNSFGPQFAASVRGVEPQPNLAGTLELARAGGQPLHTYSVNTGPVGHVWAIQIPTSTFSPGDYQWRIRAENGDGTSAWSAWCAFTVTGPAATPTELTYSPDGGAHCLDVSGASKENAARVQLWDCNGSLGQTWRITPEGTLVNPNSGKCLDVANGATANGTKVQIYTCNGTDAQQWRYDTPGPAAFTNPRSGKCLDVPYANFSNGVQLQIHECNGTNAQLWKQLTPA, from the coding sequence ATGAGATGGATGCGTTACGTGATCGCCGTGGCCGCGGGCCTGGCCATCGCCTTACTCGGTGTTCCGGGCGCCGCGTGGGCCGCCACCCCCGAGGTCCCCGAGGCGCTGCGGATCTCCAACGGGCCCTACGAGGGCTTCCAGCAGTGCGGCGCGCAGACCCCGCCGACCTTCAGCACCACCAACAGTTTCGGCCCGCAGTTCGCGGCCTCGGTCCGGGGCGTGGAGCCCCAGCCCAACCTGGCCGGGACGCTGGAGCTCGCGCGTGCGGGCGGGCAGCCGCTGCACACCTACTCGGTCAACACGGGGCCGGTCGGGCACGTGTGGGCCATCCAGATTCCGACCAGCACCTTCAGTCCGGGTGACTACCAGTGGCGGATCCGCGCCGAGAACGGCGACGGCACCTCTGCCTGGTCCGCCTGGTGCGCGTTTACCGTGACCGGCCCGGCGGCCACGCCCACGGAGTTGACCTACAGCCCCGACGGCGGCGCGCACTGCCTCGATGTCAGCGGCGCGAGCAAGGAGAACGCCGCCAGGGTGCAACTGTGGGACTGCAACGGTTCCCTGGGGCAGACCTGGAGGATCACACCCGAGGGGACCCTGGTGAACCCGAACTCGGGCAAGTGCCTGGACGTGGCCAACGGGGCCACCGCCAACGGCACCAAAGTCCAGATCTACACGTGCAACGGCACCGACGCCCAGCAGTGGCGCTACGACACCCCCGGCCCGGCCGCCTTCACCAACCCCCGGTCCGGCAAGTGCTTGGACGTTCCCTACGCGAACTTCAGCAACGGCGTCCAGCTCCAGATCCACGAGTGCAACGGCACCAACGCCCAGCTCTGGAAGCAGCTCACCCCGGCCTGA
- a CDS encoding ATP-binding cassette domain-containing protein produces MGTPRLPGGVRGRGAAMNLPRLGLRFLRERWRVVARLAGWSVLETGQTFLTGYAPARALDEGFLAGRTGTGLAWLAVAGLGVLVGAYGTARVYAAVAELVEPLRDGLVTRVVARGVREGDSAALSGLTQQAEIARDTFAGLVLVSRSFVFTAVGALIGLFSLAPPLLLVVGLPLLAGVALFAVTLRPLAHRQETFLVADEALAERFGAVCPGLRDITAAGAEARVATGTEDRIDAEQRAATSLARWGVLRVASLTIGGELPIVLLLATAPWLLGHGVTPGALVGALAYVTQSLLPALRNLVHGVGTSGSRLAVVLRRLMRGTLPEPPRRLPRPSPTPPGTPALSLTSVTFAYGPTAAPVVKDLDLVLPPGAHLAVVGPSGIGKSTLTALVAGLLEPQRGAIKVCGHPVPGPEASACRVLIPQQAYVHTGTLAENLGQLRPDPVPEEELLAAAEAVGLLPLLEALGGPDATVEPAALSGGERQLVALTRAYLSYAPLVLLDEATCHLDPRAEERAERAFAARPGGTLVVVAHRISSARRADRVLVMDGRTTAYGTHGELLGRSALYRDLVGGWTPVPSQPALALRDTDRVDAVAGPGLAGDGRHVIAHGPVGQVQAPGDLRDGGPLGGED; encoded by the coding sequence GTGGGAACTCCCCGGCTACCGGGCGGCGTTCGCGGACGGGGAGCGGCCATGAATCTGCCGCGTCTGGGGCTGCGGTTCCTGCGGGAGCGATGGCGGGTCGTGGCGCGGCTCGCGGGCTGGTCGGTGCTGGAGACCGGACAGACCTTCCTCACCGGGTACGCGCCCGCGCGCGCCCTGGACGAGGGGTTCCTGGCGGGCCGGACCGGCACGGGCCTCGCGTGGCTCGCGGTGGCCGGGCTCGGGGTACTCGTCGGGGCGTACGGGACGGCACGGGTGTACGCCGCGGTGGCCGAGCTGGTCGAACCCCTCAGGGACGGTCTGGTGACCCGGGTCGTGGCCCGCGGAGTCCGGGAGGGTGACTCCGCGGCGCTGTCCGGGCTCACCCAGCAGGCCGAGATCGCACGGGACACCTTCGCCGGTCTTGTGCTGGTGTCGCGTTCGTTCGTGTTCACCGCTGTCGGCGCCCTCATCGGCCTGTTCTCGCTCGCCCCGCCGCTTCTGCTGGTCGTCGGGCTGCCGCTGCTCGCCGGGGTGGCTCTCTTCGCGGTGACGCTGCGGCCGCTGGCCCATCGGCAGGAGACGTTCCTCGTCGCCGACGAGGCGCTCGCCGAGCGGTTCGGCGCGGTCTGCCCCGGGTTGCGGGACATCACGGCGGCCGGAGCGGAGGCGAGGGTCGCGACCGGCACGGAGGACCGGATCGACGCGGAACAGCGGGCCGCGACGTCCCTGGCCCGCTGGGGCGTCCTGCGCGTGGCCTCCCTGACCATCGGCGGCGAACTCCCGATTGTCCTCCTCCTCGCCACCGCACCCTGGCTCCTCGGCCACGGAGTCACCCCGGGCGCCCTGGTAGGCGCGCTCGCCTACGTCACCCAGTCCCTGCTGCCGGCCCTGCGCAATCTCGTCCACGGCGTGGGCACGAGCGGATCGCGGCTGGCGGTGGTGCTACGGCGGCTGATGCGCGGCACACTTCCGGAGCCACCCCGGCGACTCCCCCGCCCCTCCCCAACGCCGCCCGGCACCCCCGCCCTCTCCCTCACCTCGGTCACCTTCGCCTACGGCCCCACCGCAGCCCCCGTCGTCAAGGACCTCGACCTCGTGCTCCCGCCGGGGGCCCACCTGGCCGTCGTAGGTCCGAGCGGGATCGGCAAGTCGACGCTCACCGCGCTGGTCGCCGGACTGCTGGAACCACAACGGGGGGCCATAAAGGTCTGCGGGCACCCCGTACCGGGGCCCGAGGCCTCGGCGTGTCGGGTGCTCATCCCGCAGCAGGCGTACGTCCACACCGGCACTCTCGCCGAGAATCTCGGGCAGCTGCGGCCGGATCCCGTACCCGAGGAGGAGCTGCTCGCCGCGGCCGAGGCGGTGGGACTGCTGCCGCTGCTGGAGGCGCTCGGCGGGCCCGACGCCACGGTCGAACCGGCGGCGCTGTCCGGGGGAGAGCGGCAGCTCGTCGCGCTGACCCGGGCCTATCTGTCGTACGCCCCGCTCGTCCTGCTCGACGAGGCGACCTGTCATCTGGACCCGCGGGCCGAGGAGCGCGCGGAGCGGGCCTTCGCCGCGCGGCCCGGGGGCACCCTGGTGGTAGTCGCGCACCGCATCAGCTCGGCGCGCCGCGCCGACCGGGTCCTGGTCATGGACGGCCGTACGACGGCGTACGGCACGCACGGCGAGCTGCTGGGCCGCTCGGCGCTGTACCGGGACCTCGTCGGGGGCTGGACGCCCGTACCGTCACAGCCAGCCCTCGCCCTGCGAGATACGGATCGCGTCGATGCGGTTGCGGGCCCCGGTCTTGCGGGTGATGGCCGCCATGTAATTGCGCACGGTCCCGTTGGACAGGTGCAGGCTCCCGGCGATCTCCGCGACGGAGGCCCCCTCGGCGGCGAGGACTAA
- a CDS encoding type A2 lantipeptide: MNSTPQVETVEISDAELDNVSGGLSVNALGTVTGLVDGIAPVSGLLNTAVGTVEGVTGLNTAPVTSLVAGL; the protein is encoded by the coding sequence ATGAACTCCACCCCCCAGGTTGAGACCGTCGAGATCTCCGACGCCGAGCTGGACAACGTCTCCGGCGGCCTTTCCGTGAACGCCCTCGGCACCGTCACCGGCCTGGTGGACGGCATCGCCCCGGTTTCCGGCCTGCTCAACACGGCCGTCGGCACCGTCGAGGGTGTCACCGGCCTGAACACCGCGCCGGTCACGAGCCTGGTCGCCGGTCTCTGA
- a CDS encoding S1 family peptidase, translated as MPKRKAAIAVGGVAALGAAAILLPNANASQDGASDDSAAPRTLKAADASDLASQLAGLLGDAFAGSYYDADSQQLVVNVVPGDNNNIIVQAKKAGATVREVDNSLAELDSGAQTLKSEATIPGTAWAVDPRTNKILVTADSTVTGAKWDQLESTVESLGSGMATIKKSEGTFKTFLSGGDAIFAGGARCSAGFNVTAGDGTPAFLTAGHCGVAAEAWADAEGGEPIATVDQATFPGEGDFALVKYDDPATEAPSDVNVGGGQTVQISQAADAEVGLQVFRMGSTTGLSDGQVLGLDATVNYPEGTVTGLIQTDVCAEPGDSGGALFTQDGLAIGLTSGGSGDCTVGGETFFQPVTTALEAVGATLGAGDAAGGAGAGEEAGAGEEAGAGEEAGVGEEVGAGEEAGVGEEAGAGEEAGVGEEAGVGEDAGAGGADDSGLTETH; from the coding sequence ATGCCGAAGCGCAAGGCCGCGATAGCGGTGGGTGGCGTCGCGGCGCTCGGAGCGGCCGCGATTCTGCTGCCCAACGCCAACGCGTCCCAGGACGGCGCCTCGGACGACTCCGCAGCGCCCAGGACTCTGAAGGCGGCGGACGCCTCGGATCTCGCCTCACAGCTCGCCGGACTGCTCGGCGACGCCTTCGCCGGCTCGTACTACGACGCCGACAGCCAGCAGTTGGTCGTCAATGTCGTCCCCGGCGACAACAACAACATCATTGTCCAGGCCAAGAAGGCCGGCGCGACCGTCCGCGAGGTCGACAACAGCCTGGCCGAACTGGACTCCGGCGCGCAGACCCTGAAGTCCGAGGCGACCATCCCGGGCACCGCCTGGGCCGTCGACCCCCGGACGAACAAGATCCTGGTCACCGCCGACAGCACCGTCACCGGCGCCAAGTGGGACCAGCTGGAGTCGACCGTGGAGAGCCTCGGCTCCGGCATGGCGACCATCAAGAAGTCCGAGGGCACCTTCAAGACCTTCCTCTCCGGCGGCGACGCGATCTTCGCCGGTGGCGCCCGCTGCTCGGCCGGCTTCAACGTCACCGCGGGCGACGGCACCCCGGCCTTCCTGACGGCGGGTCACTGCGGGGTGGCCGCCGAGGCGTGGGCGGACGCCGAGGGCGGCGAGCCGATCGCCACCGTCGACCAGGCCACCTTCCCCGGTGAGGGCGACTTCGCGCTGGTCAAGTACGACGACCCGGCCACCGAGGCGCCGAGCGACGTCAACGTCGGCGGCGGCCAGACCGTGCAGATCAGCCAGGCCGCGGACGCCGAGGTGGGCCTTCAGGTCTTCCGGATGGGCAGCACGACCGGGTTGAGCGACGGCCAGGTCCTCGGTCTCGACGCCACGGTCAATTACCCCGAGGGCACCGTCACCGGGCTCATCCAGACCGACGTCTGCGCCGAGCCCGGCGACAGCGGCGGCGCGCTGTTCACCCAGGACGGCCTCGCGATCGGCCTGACCTCGGGCGGCAGCGGCGACTGCACGGTGGGCGGCGAGACCTTCTTCCAGCCGGTCACGACCGCGCTTGAAGCGGTCGGCGCGACCCTCGGCGCGGGTGACGCGGCGGGCGGCGCGGGTGCGGGCGAGGAGGCCGGCGCCGGCGAGGAGGCGGGCGCGGGCGAGGAAGCCGGTGTCGGCGAGGAAGTGGGCGCGGGCGAGGAGGCCGGTGTCGGCGAGGAGGCGGGCGCGGGCGAGGAGGCCGGTGTCGGCGAAGAGGCGGGTGTCGGCGAGGACGCCGGTGCCGGTGGAGCTGACGACTCCGGGCTGACCGAGACGCACTGA
- a CDS encoding NHLP family bacteriocin export ABC transporter peptidase/permease/ATPase subunit: MSAAQDTRGRRRAAPPKRPVPKGRAKTVRTPTVLQMEAVECGAASLAMVLGHYGKHVPLEELRIACGVSRDGSRASNLLKAARSYGLTAKGMQMDTAALAGVKTPAVLFWEFNHYVVYDGMGRRFGRRGVYINDPGKGRRFVPMEDFDGSFTGVVLVMEPGEGFSKGGRKPGVLGAMPARLRGTAGTMPAAVLASLLLVVVGAAVPALSRTYIDMFLIGGQTSLLGVLFASMGASVLLTVVLTWLQQANLLRGRIISSTLSSARFLRHLLRLPVTFFSQRSPADLVQRLQSNDAVAETLARDLAAAGVDAVVVILYALLLYTYDPQLTAVGIGVALLNIVAMRVVIRLRATRTAKLRADSARLTNTAYTGLQLIETMKATGGEDGYFRKWAGQHATTLEEQQRLGVPSAWLGVVAPTLATLNSALILWIGGMRAVEGHISVGLLVAFQALVTRFTAPLTRLNGVAGRIQDFAADVARLKDVENFQADPLYDRPGGADSTRRLHGHVELQNITFGYNPLDKPLLTGFDLTVGPGQQVALVGGSGSGKSTVSRMISGLYTPWEGVIRIDGQRLDDIPRGALAASVSFVDQEVFLFEGTVRDNVALWDPSIPDEAVIEALRDAALYDMVTRRPGGIHSRVEQDGRNFSGGQRQRLEIARALVRRPSILVLDEVTSALDAETELVVMDNLRKRGCACVVIAHRLSTVRDSDEIVVLEHGTIVERGRHEDLVARGGAYATLVRER; the protein is encoded by the coding sequence GTGAGCGCCGCCCAGGACACGCGGGGCCGCCGTCGCGCCGCCCCGCCGAAGAGACCCGTACCCAAGGGCAGGGCGAAGACGGTCCGTACGCCCACCGTGCTCCAGATGGAGGCCGTGGAGTGCGGCGCCGCCTCCCTCGCGATGGTGCTCGGCCACTACGGCAAGCACGTGCCGCTGGAAGAGCTGCGCATCGCCTGCGGCGTCTCCCGGGACGGCTCGCGCGCCAGCAACCTCCTCAAGGCCGCCCGCAGCTACGGCCTCACGGCCAAGGGCATGCAGATGGACACGGCCGCCCTCGCCGGAGTGAAGACCCCGGCCGTGCTCTTCTGGGAGTTCAACCACTACGTCGTCTACGACGGCATGGGGCGCCGCTTCGGCCGCCGCGGGGTGTACATCAACGACCCCGGCAAGGGCCGCCGTTTTGTACCGATGGAGGACTTCGACGGCAGCTTCACCGGTGTCGTGCTGGTGATGGAGCCCGGCGAGGGCTTCAGCAAGGGCGGCCGCAAGCCGGGTGTCCTCGGCGCCATGCCGGCCCGGCTGCGCGGCACCGCGGGCACGATGCCCGCCGCGGTCCTGGCGAGCCTGCTGCTGGTCGTGGTCGGTGCGGCGGTGCCCGCGCTCAGCCGCACCTACATCGACATGTTCCTCATCGGCGGCCAGACCTCCCTGCTCGGCGTGCTGTTCGCGTCGATGGGGGCGTCCGTCCTGCTCACGGTGGTGCTGACCTGGCTGCAGCAGGCGAACCTGCTGCGCGGCCGGATCATCTCCTCCACCCTCTCCAGCGCCCGCTTCCTGCGCCATCTGCTGCGGCTGCCGGTGACCTTCTTCTCCCAGCGCAGTCCGGCCGACCTGGTGCAGCGCCTGCAGTCCAACGACGCGGTGGCCGAAACCCTGGCCCGCGATCTCGCGGCGGCGGGCGTGGACGCGGTGGTCGTCATCCTGTACGCCCTCCTGCTGTACACCTACGACCCGCAGCTCACCGCCGTGGGCATCGGGGTCGCCCTGTTGAACATCGTGGCGATGCGGGTGGTGATCCGGCTGCGCGCCACCCGTACGGCGAAGCTGCGCGCGGACAGCGCCCGGCTCACCAACACCGCCTACACCGGCCTTCAGTTGATCGAGACGATGAAGGCGACCGGCGGCGAGGACGGCTACTTCCGCAAGTGGGCCGGACAGCACGCCACCACCCTGGAGGAGCAGCAGCGCCTCGGGGTGCCGAGTGCATGGCTGGGCGTGGTCGCGCCGACGCTGGCGACGCTGAACAGCGCGCTGATCCTGTGGATCGGCGGTATGCGCGCGGTCGAGGGCCATATATCCGTGGGCCTGCTGGTCGCCTTCCAGGCCCTGGTCACCCGTTTCACCGCCCCGCTGACCCGCCTCAACGGCGTCGCGGGCCGCATCCAGGACTTCGCGGCCGACGTGGCCCGGCTGAAGGACGTGGAGAACTTCCAGGCGGACCCGCTCTACGACCGCCCGGGCGGCGCCGACTCCACGCGCCGGCTGCATGGGCATGTGGAGCTGCAGAACATCACCTTCGGCTACAACCCGCTGGACAAGCCCCTGTTGACCGGCTTCGACCTCACCGTCGGCCCGGGTCAGCAGGTCGCCCTGGTCGGCGGCTCGGGCAGCGGGAAGTCCACCGTGTCCCGGATGATCTCGGGTCTGTACACGCCCTGGGAGGGCGTGATCCGTATCGACGGGCAGCGTCTGGACGACATCCCGCGCGGCGCCCTCGCGGCCTCCGTCTCCTTCGTCGACCAGGAGGTGTTCCTCTTCGAGGGCACCGTCCGCGACAACGTGGCGCTGTGGGACCCGTCCATCCCGGACGAGGCAGTGATCGAGGCGCTGCGGGACGCGGCCCTGTACGACATGGTGACGCGCCGCCCAGGTGGCATCCACAGCCGGGTCGAGCAGGACGGCCGTAACTTCTCCGGCGGTCAGCGCCAACGCCTGGAGATCGCGAGGGCGTTGGTGCGGCGGCCCAGCATCCTCGTCCTCGACGAGGTGACGAGCGCGCTGGACGCCGAGACGGAACTGGTCGTGATGGACAACCTGCGCAAGCGCGGCTGCGCCTGTGTGGTCATCGCGCACCGGCTGAGCACCGTGCGCGACAGCGACGAGATCGTCGTACTCGAACACGGAACGATCGTGGAGCGCGGCCGGCACGAGGACCTCGTCGCGCGCGGCGGCGCGTACGCGACGCTGGTCAGGGAGCGGTGA
- a CDS encoding HlyD family efflux transporter periplasmic adaptor subunit → MQFRQQALAKLQSPEELDLPVRFARPQGWLTLSVTVVVMAAASVWAVTGSVTSTVSAPAILTHGQGSYILQSPVAGQVTAVLAEQGERLPADSPVLKVRTAEGDTVVRTVAAGRVTALAATIGQIISTGANVAAVEKVAHAKDPLYATVYVPAENAASIPDDAAVDLTVQSVPTQEYGVLRGHVKSVDRSAQSAQSITSFLGDSQLGEQFTKDGRPVAVLVKLDKSAGTKSGYKWSSADGPPFSLTSMTMADASVRLADERPVDWLLP, encoded by the coding sequence TTGCAGTTCCGCCAACAGGCCCTCGCCAAGCTCCAGTCGCCGGAGGAGCTCGATCTTCCGGTGCGTTTCGCCCGTCCTCAGGGCTGGCTCACGCTGTCCGTGACGGTCGTCGTCATGGCGGCGGCCTCCGTGTGGGCGGTGACCGGTTCGGTGACCTCCACGGTCAGCGCACCGGCGATCCTCACGCACGGGCAGGGCAGTTACATCCTGCAGAGCCCGGTCGCCGGGCAGGTCACCGCGGTCCTCGCCGAGCAGGGCGAGCGGCTGCCCGCCGACTCCCCCGTCCTGAAGGTCCGTACGGCCGAGGGCGACACAGTCGTGCGCACGGTCGCCGCGGGCCGGGTCACCGCGCTCGCCGCCACCATCGGGCAGATCATCTCCACGGGCGCGAACGTGGCCGCCGTGGAGAAGGTGGCGCACGCCAAGGACCCGCTGTACGCGACGGTGTACGTGCCCGCCGAGAACGCGGCCTCCATCCCCGACGACGCCGCCGTGGACCTCACCGTCCAGTCGGTGCCCACCCAGGAGTACGGCGTACTGCGCGGTCATGTGAAGTCGGTGGATCGCAGCGCCCAGTCCGCGCAGTCCATCACCTCCTTCCTCGGCGACAGCCAGCTCGGCGAGCAGTTCACGAAGGACGGCAGGCCGGTGGCCGTACTGGTGAAGCTGGACAAGTCCGCAGGCACGAAGAGCGGTTACAAGTGGTCCTCCGCCGACGGGCCGCCGTTCTCGCTCACCTCGATGACCATGGCCGACGCCTCGGTCCGGCTGGCCGATGAGCGTCCCGTCGATTGGCTGCTGCCGTGA
- a CDS encoding SpoIIE family protein phosphatase, which produces MVGVSDGQPSAQAPATARTRIGRPLLSLALASMMDEVHAHSGAVYLLASKEPVLEMAVMAGLPRAFAAPWERVGLSAPIPVADAVRERRLVWVGGEEEMARLYPRISVVLPYPFALAALPVATESTAYGAVFVTWPGSHPPDLSDRERTHLSAACDRLAARLARALEDSVPLLPEPDLLGGPGLAGAAGTLGSVESARMVARLPYGLCSLDLHGRISFANAAAAELIGVPVSRLLGTQLWASVPWLNDPVYEDRYRAALMSQQSTSFVALRPPGDWLSFRLYPSTSGLSVRITRARAVAEMNRGHRPADDAPSRLVTISQVLSLAGALTEAVGVQDVVQLAADEIAPAVGSQALVVLGSRAGRLHVLGHHGYPDSHVVERFDGLPLLERTPGTHVLTTGVPAFFEDQQQLERLYPAREATPDGFAAWAYLPLIASGRPVGTLVLAYTEPHGFPADERAVLTSLGGLIAQALERAVLYDAKHQLAHGLQAALLPHSLPPLPGIDAAARYLPATQGMDIGGDFYDLVPAQGQAAAVIGDVQGHNVTAAGLMGQIRTAVRAYTTVGQPPAEVMRSTNRLLIDLGADLFASCLYLRLDAEHGRAVMARAGHPPPLLRRPDGRVRVLDLAGGPLLGIDGSATYQTTQVDLAPGSVLALYTDGLIESPGTDIEDALADLGRVLAETGDLPLDELADRLLESRAMPRGRIDDVAVLLLRARARG; this is translated from the coding sequence GTGGTCGGCGTGTCCGACGGTCAACCGTCCGCCCAGGCACCGGCGACCGCCCGGACGCGGATCGGCCGGCCGCTGCTGTCGCTCGCGCTGGCCTCGATGATGGACGAGGTCCACGCGCACTCCGGCGCGGTCTATCTGCTGGCCAGCAAGGAGCCGGTACTGGAGATGGCGGTGATGGCTGGACTCCCCCGAGCGTTCGCGGCGCCCTGGGAGCGGGTGGGGCTGAGCGCGCCGATCCCGGTGGCCGACGCGGTGCGCGAACGGCGGCTGGTGTGGGTCGGCGGCGAGGAGGAGATGGCCCGCCTGTATCCGCGGATCTCCGTCGTCCTGCCCTATCCCTTCGCGCTCGCGGCGCTGCCGGTGGCCACCGAGTCCACGGCCTACGGCGCGGTCTTCGTGACCTGGCCGGGATCGCATCCGCCTGACCTGTCCGACCGGGAGCGCACCCATCTGAGCGCCGCCTGCGACCGGCTCGCCGCCCGGCTGGCGCGCGCCCTGGAGGACAGCGTCCCGCTGCTGCCCGAGCCCGATCTGCTCGGCGGCCCCGGCCTGGCCGGCGCCGCCGGCACGCTCGGCTCGGTCGAGTCGGCGCGGATGGTGGCCCGGCTGCCCTACGGGCTCTGCTCGCTCGATCTGCACGGCCGGATCTCCTTCGCCAACGCGGCGGCGGCCGAGCTGATCGGCGTCCCGGTGAGCCGGCTGCTCGGCACCCAGCTGTGGGCGTCGGTGCCGTGGCTCAACGACCCGGTCTACGAGGACCGCTACCGGGCCGCGCTGATGAGCCAGCAGAGCACCTCCTTCGTGGCGCTGCGACCGCCGGGCGACTGGCTGTCGTTCCGCCTGTATCCGAGCACCTCGGGGCTGAGCGTCCGCATTACGCGGGCGCGAGCGGTGGCCGAGATGAACCGGGGGCACCGCCCGGCCGATGACGCCCCGTCACGCCTGGTCACGATCTCCCAGGTGCTGAGCCTGGCCGGAGCGCTCACCGAGGCGGTGGGCGTGCAGGACGTGGTGCAACTGGCCGCGGACGAGATCGCCCCGGCGGTGGGCAGCCAGGCCCTGGTGGTGCTCGGCTCCCGGGCGGGCCGACTCCATGTGCTGGGCCATCACGGCTACCCGGACTCGCACGTCGTGGAGCGGTTCGACGGGCTGCCGCTGCTGGAGCGGACACCGGGCACGCATGTCCTGACCACGGGTGTGCCCGCGTTCTTCGAGGACCAGCAGCAGTTGGAGCGGCTGTACCCGGCCCGAGAGGCCACGCCCGACGGGTTCGCCGCCTGGGCCTATCTGCCGCTGATCGCCTCCGGCCGCCCGGTCGGCACCCTCGTGCTCGCCTACACCGAGCCGCACGGCTTCCCCGCCGACGAGCGTGCGGTGCTGACGAGCCTGGGCGGGCTGATCGCGCAGGCCCTGGAGCGGGCGGTGCTCTACGACGCCAAGCACCAACTGGCCCACGGCCTCCAGGCAGCGCTGCTGCCGCACTCCCTGCCGCCGCTGCCCGGCATCGACGCGGCCGCCCGCTATCTGCCGGCCACTCAGGGCATGGACATCGGCGGCGACTTCTACGACCTGGTGCCCGCGCAGGGACAGGCCGCGGCGGTGATCGGGGATGTGCAGGGCCACAATGTGACGGCGGCCGGTCTGATGGGACAGATCCGTACGGCCGTACGGGCGTACACGACCGTGGGGCAGCCGCCCGCGGAGGTCATGCGCAGTACCAACCGGCTGCTGATCGACCTGGGCGCCGATCTGTTCGCGAGCTGTCTGTATCTGCGGCTCGATGCGGAGCACGGGCGGGCCGTGATGGCCCGGGCGGGTCATCCCCCGCCGCTGCTGAGACGGCCGGACGGGCGGGTGCGGGTGCTGGACCTGGCCGGGGGTCCACTGCTGGGCATCGACGGCTCGGCCACCTATCAGACGACGCAGGTCGATCTGGCGCCCGGATCCGTGCTCGCCCTCTATACCGACGGGCTGATCGAGTCGCCGGGCACCGATATCGAGGACGCGCTCGCCGATCTCGGGCGGGTGCTCGCGGAGACGGGGGACCTGCCGCTGGACGAGCTGGCCGACCGGCTCCTGGAGTCCCGGGCGATGCCTCGGGGGCGGATCGACGATGTGGCGGTGCTGTTGTTGCGGGCCCGGGCCCGGGGATGA
- a CDS encoding PaaI family thioesterase has translation MTMTTAEADKILADNFAPWVLELGLTVEGLDDHRAILRLPWSDRLAREGGALSGQALMAAADTATVIAVSAARGAYGPMTTVQQSTTFQRAVSGSDVLIEAVVTKLGRRMAFADITLTDGGTGEIAARASTVYAILG, from the coding sequence ATGACGATGACCACCGCCGAAGCCGACAAGATCCTCGCCGACAATTTCGCCCCCTGGGTCCTTGAACTCGGTCTCACTGTGGAGGGGTTGGACGACCATCGTGCGATTCTGCGTCTGCCCTGGTCGGACCGGCTGGCACGGGAGGGCGGGGCGCTGTCGGGCCAGGCCCTGATGGCGGCGGCCGACACCGCGACGGTGATCGCCGTGTCGGCGGCGCGCGGGGCGTACGGGCCGATGACGACGGTGCAGCAGTCCACCACTTTCCAGCGCGCGGTGTCCGGTTCGGATGTCCTGATCGAGGCGGTGGTCACCAAGCTGGGCCGCCGAATGGCGTTCGCCGACATCACGCTGACCGACGGCGGGACGGGCGAGATCGCGGCCCGGGCGAGCACGGTGTACGCGATTCTGGGCTGA